A section of the Acanthochromis polyacanthus isolate Apoly-LR-REF ecotype Palm Island chromosome 1, KAUST_Apoly_ChrSc, whole genome shotgun sequence genome encodes:
- the rbm25a gene encoding RNA-binding protein 25 isoform X2, whose product MSYPPPLNRQQIGIPQLPPRIPPPQYGGFAPGVPPGTPMIPVHMGVVTPTPTVLVPTTVTIAQKPMIPKKDPGGIRAKDAEDGGGPTTTVFVGNISEKASDMLVRQLLAKCGIVLSWKRVQGASGKLQAFGFCEYKEPESTLRALRLLHELLLGDKKLLVKVDAKTKAQLDEWKAKKRSANGGASGDSKNGDEDEEEVLDEETLRRDQAVKGIIDVLIREYSSELNAPSQDPDSQPRNKKRKEKKEEDINAMEMEDDKRDLISREISKFRDTHKKLEEEKGKKEKERLELERERRERDKERERERERRDREKEKERERERDKERERDRDRDRERERDRDRERTKERERERERSRDASEDRSRSRERTREDKKRDREEDEEDVYERRRLERRLRDKEAAYQERLKNWEIRERKKSRDYSKETEREDERRREMMKEAKRLKEFLEDYDDDRDDPKYYRGSALQKRLRDREKETELDERDRKREKEELEEIRQRLLAEGHPDPDAELLRMEEEAERRRQPPLKLEPEEEVNQEKAHRDRDREKRGSGRPVEPAPRGPPPQHSDDDVEEGEEDDYHDGEDSQEAKPQLKPIMRPITTAPSVSSASGNVTPNTPSNESPCGIIIPGESTPEVQPPEEHRPKIGLSLKLGATNSPSQLNAGKRKKLATVESVFNKFDDEEADEQPRKRKLVPLDYGDDDKSLGLDGAEISGAKGSINTEEKRKHIKSLIEKIPTGRPELFSYPLDWAMVDSTLMDRRIRPWINKKIIEYIGEEEPTLVDFVCSKVMAHSTPQGILDDVAMVLDEEAEVFIVKMWRLLIYETEAKKIGLVK is encoded by the exons ATGTCATACCCTCCGCCGCTCAACCGTCAGCAGATCGGTATCCCACAGTTACCTCCCCGGATCCCCCCTCCACAGTACGGAGGATTCGCCCCAGGTGTCCCGCCAG gtaCTCCCATGATCCCAGTCCACATGGGTGTAGTGACGCCGACACCCACA GTCCTGGTCCCAACCACAGTCACCATAGCACAGAAGCCGATGATTCCAAAGAAGGATCCTGGTGGCATCAGAGCCAAGGACGCAGAGGATGGTGGCGGTCCAACCACCACCGTGTTCGTAGGAAACATCTCTGAAAAAGCATCTGACATGTTGGTCAGACAGTTACTAGCA AAATGTGGGATTGTTCTAAGCTGGAAGAGGGTCCAAGGTGCCTCTGGGAAACTTCAAG CTTTTGGCTTCTGTGAGTATAAGGAGCCTGAATCCACCCTGCGAGCCCTCAGACTTCTGCACGAGTTGCTCTTAGGTGATAAAAAGCTGTTGGTCAAAGTAGATGCCAAGACCAAAGCCCAGCTAGATGAGTGGAAAGCCAAGAAGAGGAGTGCCAATGGG GGAGCTAGTGGTGATTCAAAAAATGGGgatgaagacgaggaggaggttCTTGATGAAGAGACTCTGCGTCGGGACCAGGCGGTGAAGGGGATCATAGACGTCCTTATCCGAGAGTATTCAAGTGAGCTCAATGCTCCTTCACAGGATCCCGACAGTCAACCTCGCAACAAGAAGcgcaaagagaagaaagaggag gataTCAATGCCATGGAGATGGAGGATGACAAGAGAGACTTGATTTCCAGAGAGATCAGTAAATTCCGTGACACACACAAG AAACTGGAGGAGGAAaaagggaagaaagaaaaggagcgactggagctggagagagaaaggagggagagggaCAAAGAACGAGAGCGAGAGAGGGAACGCCGCGACCgcgagaaagagaaggagagggagagagagagggacaaGGAGCGGGAACGAGACCGAGATCGCGACCGTGAACGGGAGCGAGATCGCGACCGCGAAAGGACGAAGGAGCGGGaacgagagagggagaggagtcGAGATGCCAGCGAAGATCGCAGCAGGTCGAG AGAGAGGACCAGAGAGGATAAAAAACGAGACCgtgaggaagatgaggaggacgTTTATGAACGGCGGCGACTCGAGAGGAGGCTGAGAGACAAGGAGGCAGCGTACCAAGAA CGTCTGAAAAACTGGGAGATACGTGAGAGGAAGAAGTCTCGCGATTACAGCAAAGAAACGGAAAGGGAGGACGAGAGGCGTCGTGAAATG ATGAAAGAAGCCAAAAGACTGAAAGAATTCCTTGAAGATTATGACGATGACAGGGACGACCCGAAGTACTACAG GGGCAGTGCTTTGCAGAAGCGACTTCGGGACCGAGAAAAGGAGACAGAATTGGACGAGCGAGACCggaagagggagaaagaggagctggaggagatcAGACAACGGCTGCTGGCTGAGGGTCACCCTGACCCTGATGCTGAGCTGCTGAGG atggaggaggaggcagaacGCCGACGACAGCCTCCGCTGAAGCTTGAACCCGAGGAGGAGGTGAACCAGGAGAAAGCTCACAGGGATCGGGATCGGGAGAAGAGAGGCTCGGGAAGGCCCGTAGAGCCGGCGCCTCGAGGCCCACCGCCACAGCATTCGGACGATGATgtggaggaaggggaggaggacGACTACCACGATGGCGAGGACTCACAAGAAGCCAAGCCGCAACTTAAACCCATCATGCGACCAATCACTACAGCACCCTCGGTGTCCTCCGCCAGCGGGAACGTGACTCCGAACACGCCCAGCAACGAATCCCCCTGCGGCATAATCATTCCAGGAGAGAGCACCCCGGAGGTCCAGCCACCAGAGGAGCACCGGCCCAAGATCGGACTCAGCCTCAAACTGG GTGCCACCAACAGCCCCAGCCAGCTTAATGCAGGGAAGCGAAAGAAGCTGGCGACCGTGGAAAGTGTTTTCAACAAGTTCGATGACGAGGAGGCCGATGAGCAGCCTCGCAAAAGGAAGCTGGTCCCTCTGGACTACGGCGACGACGACAAGAGTCTGGGGCTCGACGGGGCAGAAATTTCAGGGGCCAAAGGCAGCATCAACACAGAGGAGAAACGCAAGCACATAAAGAGCCTTATAGAGAAGATCCCGACCGGCAGGCCTGAACTCTTCTCTTATCCTTTGGACTGGGCCATGGTCGATTCG ACTCTGATGGATCGGCGCATTAGACCGTGGATTAATAAGAAGATTATTGAATACATCGGCGAGGAGGAACCCACTCTGGTTGATTTTGTCTGTTCTAAG GTAATGGCACACAGCACCCCTCAGGGTATTCTTGATGATGTTGCTATG gttctcGATGAAGAAGCAGAAGTCTTCATAGTAAAAATGTGGCGGTTATTGATATACGAAACAGAAGCCAAGAAGATCGGACTGGTGAAATAA
- the arg2 gene encoding arginase-2, mitochondrial, with product MALRGPLIRALLRTQLGHTCQQSRAQSVAVLGAPFSRGQKRRGVEHGPKVIRDAGLIERLSTLDYSVHDFGDLNFHHLEKDEPYMDVKFPRSVGGANKMLSGAVSRAIGAGHTLVMLGGDHSLAIGSVGGHAQQCPDLCVIWVDAHADINTPMTSPSGNLHGQPVAFMLKELQDKMPDIPGFSWTKPFLSSRDLVYIGLRDVDPGEYHILKDLGIQYFTMRDIDRLGIQRVMEVTLDHLLARKQRPIHLSFDIDAFDPSLAPATGTPVNGGLTYREGIYITEEIHNTGLLSVMDLVEVNPVLGANPEAVETTASLAVDVIASSLGQTREGAHASIDSINSAKNDTEQLCL from the exons ATGGCTCTAAGAGGACCACTTATCCGGGCGCTGCTCAGAACCCAGCTCGGTCATACGTGCCAACAAAGCAGGGCGCAATCCGTGGCCGTGCTCGGCGCGCCGTTTTCAAGAGGACAG AAAAGAAGAGGAGTGGAACACGGGCCTAAAGTCATCAGAGATGCGGGGCTCATCGAGCGGCTCTCCACTTTGG ACTACTCTGTGCACGACTTTGGCGACCTGAACTTCCACCACCTGGAGAAGGACGAACCCTACATGGACGTGAAGTTCCCTCGCTCTGTGGGCGGAGCTAACAAGATGCTGTCTGGTGCAGTGAGCAGAGCGATCGGTGCTGGACACACCCTGGTCATGCTGGGAGGCGATCACAG CCTTGCTATTGGATCAGTAGGTGGCCACGCCCAGCAGTGTCCTGACCTGTGCGTCATCTGGGTCGACGCTCACGCAGATATAAACACGCCCATGACTTCTCCATCAGGAAACCTCCACGGCCAACCGGTGGCTTTCATGCTCAAAGAGCTGCAAGACAAG ATGCCAGATATTCCCGGGTTCTCCTGGACGAAGCCCTTCCTCTCCTCGAGGGACCTGGTGTACATCGGACTGCGAGATGTTGACCCCGGAGAGTA CCACATCCTGAAGGACCTGGGCATCCAGTACTTCACCATGAGGGACATCGACAGACTCGGCATCCAAAGAGTCATGGAAGTCACTCTTGACCATCTTCTGGCGAG GAAACAGCGACCGATCCACTTGAGCTTTGACATCGATGCGTTCGACCCGTCTCTGGCTCCAGCTACAGGAACTCCAGTGAATGGAGGTTTAACCTACAGAGAGGGAATCTATATCACAGAGGAAATTCACAACACAG GTCTGCTGTCAGTCATGGACCTGGTAGAAGTAAACCCAGTCCTGGGGGCGAACCCCGAAGCCGTGGAAACCACCGCCTCTTTAGCGGTGGACGTCATCGCGTCGTCTCTGGGTCAGACGAGAGAAGGAGCTCACGCCTCCATCGACTCGATTAACTCTGCGAAAAACGACAcagagcagctctgcctctgA
- the rbm25a gene encoding RNA-binding protein 25 isoform X1, with product MSYPPPLNRQQIGIPQLPPRIPPPQYGGFAPGVPPGTPMIPVHMGVVTPTPTVLVPTTVTIAQKPMIPKKDPGGIRAKDAEDGGGPTTTVFVGNISEKASDMLVRQLLAKCGIVLSWKRVQGASGKLQAFGFCEYKEPESTLRALRLLHELLLGDKKLLVKVDAKTKAQLDEWKAKKRSANGGASGDSKNGDEDEEEVLDEETLRRDQAVKGIIDVLIREYSSELNAPSQDPDSQPRNKKRKEKKEEEDINAMEMEDDKRDLISREISKFRDTHKKLEEEKGKKEKERLELERERRERDKERERERERRDREKEKERERERDKERERDRDRDRERERDRDRERTKERERERERSRDASEDRSRSRERTREDKKRDREEDEEDVYERRRLERRLRDKEAAYQERLKNWEIRERKKSRDYSKETEREDERRREMMKEAKRLKEFLEDYDDDRDDPKYYRGSALQKRLRDREKETELDERDRKREKEELEEIRQRLLAEGHPDPDAELLRMEEEAERRRQPPLKLEPEEEVNQEKAHRDRDREKRGSGRPVEPAPRGPPPQHSDDDVEEGEEDDYHDGEDSQEAKPQLKPIMRPITTAPSVSSASGNVTPNTPSNESPCGIIIPGESTPEVQPPEEHRPKIGLSLKLGATNSPSQLNAGKRKKLATVESVFNKFDDEEADEQPRKRKLVPLDYGDDDKSLGLDGAEISGAKGSINTEEKRKHIKSLIEKIPTGRPELFSYPLDWAMVDSTLMDRRIRPWINKKIIEYIGEEEPTLVDFVCSKVMAHSTPQGILDDVAMVLDEEAEVFIVKMWRLLIYETEAKKIGLVK from the exons ATGTCATACCCTCCGCCGCTCAACCGTCAGCAGATCGGTATCCCACAGTTACCTCCCCGGATCCCCCCTCCACAGTACGGAGGATTCGCCCCAGGTGTCCCGCCAG gtaCTCCCATGATCCCAGTCCACATGGGTGTAGTGACGCCGACACCCACA GTCCTGGTCCCAACCACAGTCACCATAGCACAGAAGCCGATGATTCCAAAGAAGGATCCTGGTGGCATCAGAGCCAAGGACGCAGAGGATGGTGGCGGTCCAACCACCACCGTGTTCGTAGGAAACATCTCTGAAAAAGCATCTGACATGTTGGTCAGACAGTTACTAGCA AAATGTGGGATTGTTCTAAGCTGGAAGAGGGTCCAAGGTGCCTCTGGGAAACTTCAAG CTTTTGGCTTCTGTGAGTATAAGGAGCCTGAATCCACCCTGCGAGCCCTCAGACTTCTGCACGAGTTGCTCTTAGGTGATAAAAAGCTGTTGGTCAAAGTAGATGCCAAGACCAAAGCCCAGCTAGATGAGTGGAAAGCCAAGAAGAGGAGTGCCAATGGG GGAGCTAGTGGTGATTCAAAAAATGGGgatgaagacgaggaggaggttCTTGATGAAGAGACTCTGCGTCGGGACCAGGCGGTGAAGGGGATCATAGACGTCCTTATCCGAGAGTATTCAAGTGAGCTCAATGCTCCTTCACAGGATCCCGACAGTCAACCTCGCAACAAGAAGcgcaaagagaagaaagaggag gaggataTCAATGCCATGGAGATGGAGGATGACAAGAGAGACTTGATTTCCAGAGAGATCAGTAAATTCCGTGACACACACAAG AAACTGGAGGAGGAAaaagggaagaaagaaaaggagcgactggagctggagagagaaaggagggagagggaCAAAGAACGAGAGCGAGAGAGGGAACGCCGCGACCgcgagaaagagaaggagagggagagagagagggacaaGGAGCGGGAACGAGACCGAGATCGCGACCGTGAACGGGAGCGAGATCGCGACCGCGAAAGGACGAAGGAGCGGGaacgagagagggagaggagtcGAGATGCCAGCGAAGATCGCAGCAGGTCGAG AGAGAGGACCAGAGAGGATAAAAAACGAGACCgtgaggaagatgaggaggacgTTTATGAACGGCGGCGACTCGAGAGGAGGCTGAGAGACAAGGAGGCAGCGTACCAAGAA CGTCTGAAAAACTGGGAGATACGTGAGAGGAAGAAGTCTCGCGATTACAGCAAAGAAACGGAAAGGGAGGACGAGAGGCGTCGTGAAATG ATGAAAGAAGCCAAAAGACTGAAAGAATTCCTTGAAGATTATGACGATGACAGGGACGACCCGAAGTACTACAG GGGCAGTGCTTTGCAGAAGCGACTTCGGGACCGAGAAAAGGAGACAGAATTGGACGAGCGAGACCggaagagggagaaagaggagctggaggagatcAGACAACGGCTGCTGGCTGAGGGTCACCCTGACCCTGATGCTGAGCTGCTGAGG atggaggaggaggcagaacGCCGACGACAGCCTCCGCTGAAGCTTGAACCCGAGGAGGAGGTGAACCAGGAGAAAGCTCACAGGGATCGGGATCGGGAGAAGAGAGGCTCGGGAAGGCCCGTAGAGCCGGCGCCTCGAGGCCCACCGCCACAGCATTCGGACGATGATgtggaggaaggggaggaggacGACTACCACGATGGCGAGGACTCACAAGAAGCCAAGCCGCAACTTAAACCCATCATGCGACCAATCACTACAGCACCCTCGGTGTCCTCCGCCAGCGGGAACGTGACTCCGAACACGCCCAGCAACGAATCCCCCTGCGGCATAATCATTCCAGGAGAGAGCACCCCGGAGGTCCAGCCACCAGAGGAGCACCGGCCCAAGATCGGACTCAGCCTCAAACTGG GTGCCACCAACAGCCCCAGCCAGCTTAATGCAGGGAAGCGAAAGAAGCTGGCGACCGTGGAAAGTGTTTTCAACAAGTTCGATGACGAGGAGGCCGATGAGCAGCCTCGCAAAAGGAAGCTGGTCCCTCTGGACTACGGCGACGACGACAAGAGTCTGGGGCTCGACGGGGCAGAAATTTCAGGGGCCAAAGGCAGCATCAACACAGAGGAGAAACGCAAGCACATAAAGAGCCTTATAGAGAAGATCCCGACCGGCAGGCCTGAACTCTTCTCTTATCCTTTGGACTGGGCCATGGTCGATTCG ACTCTGATGGATCGGCGCATTAGACCGTGGATTAATAAGAAGATTATTGAATACATCGGCGAGGAGGAACCCACTCTGGTTGATTTTGTCTGTTCTAAG GTAATGGCACACAGCACCCCTCAGGGTATTCTTGATGATGTTGCTATG gttctcGATGAAGAAGCAGAAGTCTTCATAGTAAAAATGTGGCGGTTATTGATATACGAAACAGAAGCCAAGAAGATCGGACTGGTGAAATAA